The Mercurialis annua linkage group LG7, ddMerAnnu1.2, whole genome shotgun sequence genome includes the window ACTTAATTAAGACTCATAATTGCATAAAGTTATGGGCTATCTTGGGATTGGACATCAACTTCCCTAATCTTTTTCCAAGTCAGATCGTAAACTAACGGTTGAGACTCGTCGACAGTAAGAGCTAGCTAGGCACCTTCCTAGATTTCGTTTTTGAgtatttaactatttaagagCTTTTCCTATGATATTTTTTAGGAAAAAGGGTCAAATAGACCCTTTATATTTGGTATGTAAATCCAATTAACccttatattttgaaatagttCAAATAAACTATTCCATTTAACACCGTTAGAGATATTATTGATTTCTATATATGTGGAATAAATCACAAGCGTTTTAAACATGAGGTGGTTTAAATATTGCCCTTCACATTTAGTATACTAATAGGTCCAAAAAGTCCTTCATATGTGAAAAGATTAAAATATGCTTTTTCATCCATATAtgcaaataaaattgatttattttctttctttataatTTGTATTCTTAATAATAGTcatgttttaaaataaacaaaaattatatcgTTGagaaaaaacttttaaatttattttgaagtttGAAATTAAGATGAAGAGTCAAATTCATTTTCGAACTAAATCTATAAACCAAAAAGTTTGTTGGATCTTTATTTACCctcaatttgttttttgatgaatacccttaatctttttatattaaagaattaaaacatttttaaacaatttattagAAATGTTCTAATCGAATATgttcattattttaaatattatatcacATCTACTATAATtagtaaaaaaagttaaaactttatttacaaattaattaaaaatttcataattttttattaaataaatttaaaataaaaaactgatTTGATTCTccatacttatttcatgtttattaaatgatatttaattttttaaataatttattattaacttattttacaaaatgatttcttttattttgatgaaaaattaaatttgtttaatatttataatataaattaaatagtttattaGTTTTAgactaaacttttatttttatttataaaatatttaaattttataaaaaaagttaatttttattgaagatgcttgtataatatttatttacattAATGGAATTCGGTCCCCGCTACtatatatttaattcttttattctttaaatttaattactgaCTTTTAGATATAATTCATATCTAACATATTTGATATGATgctgaaatataaataaaaaaatttcaaaccctACCACTATTATTTTCACCTCCTTTTCTCCAATTTTATTGTATTGTAGAAAcacaaaacatattaaaaaaacaagttGAAAGCATCAAATTTTAgttttctcaaaaataaaaaaagaatttcaaaaaaatgatGCATGCATGGAAGATAATATAGCCacgttaattagttaattagtaagttaaaaaaaaaaaaggaatagcCACCAAAAGTGGGTCCAGTTTCCACTACATACAAGTTGAGCGATGGCTCAACAAAGCGACTATAAAATTGGGTTAGGCCGAACATATGTTTAATTGGTCCACTTCAAGTCaatcttcttttttctttcttttgtttgttCATTTTGTATTTCTCAAATTACGCctacattttaaatttaaaacctttatagttttgaatttaattttaattttaatattaattaaattgcattGAATTAGgcgatttttttcttcttcaatacAATCtgaattatgaaatttaagaGTAGTATCTAGGAAATCATATTACCTTTATGAATATAGACcattcaattataattttaatgattaaattatCATATAACTACTCATAACactgaaaatattataaagttaTTACTATGTAAATAGaggtatataaaatatatttttataaattattaaaaaaattaaaaaatttaatattaatatccgTCCTAATATATATTGGGGACGGATATAGTGTATAATATCATTGTATAAATactcaattaatttaatactaatGCAAAAGATATCTTAGTACCAATTAAGGTTTTTacagaatttaattatttatattcctATGTCTTATTTCAAGttagtatatttttatcaaagtcCATGTGATTTGTCATAATATTAGTCATTGtcgttaattatattatatcatTAACTGAAttctaaactttttttttagttACCAGTTAACTCAACAAAATTTACttatacttttataaaaacttaaaatgaatattaattagactatccaaatgatttttttaataatgcaaaataattaatgaatttGATCTAATTTCAAGGAGATGATagttattatttcaaaaatataattagaaaaacataaaattgtgtttattaaattatatactttGTTTAAGGAAATGAGAAAGGGTAGAGAGAGAAAGGACAGTTTTCCTACTAAAAATAAGTGTTATAAGCAAGTAATGGAAGTCTAGTTGCAATTGAGTTTtgacaattataattttactactaattaaatttaaattttggaccCACAAAAACATCTccaaaaattacaattatttgTCATCACTCTAGCTTCACACCCCTATATAAACCCACTCACTTTCTTTCAACAAGCACTAAAATCAGAGAGAGAAAccaaaacacaagaaaaaaaaattattttttccctTCAAAAAACCATTAAATTTGCAGAGAGAGCTATGGAGTTTCCGATCATCAGCTTAGACAAAATCAACGGCGACGAGAGAGCTGCCACCTTGGCTAAGATCAAAGACGCCTGTGAGAATTGGGGTTTCTTTGAGGTAAAAAACTTATAAATAATCATCAAACTAaactctcattttttttttaaagtttcttttaagttttttaaattgttttaggtTCTGAACCACGGAATCGAACCGGAGTTTTTGGACAAAGTGGAGAATCTGACGAAGAGTCACTACAGAAAATGTATGGAGGAGAGATTTAAAGAAATGGTGGCGAGCAAAGGGCTTGAAGCAGTGGAGACGGAGATCAAAGATTTGGATTGGGAGAGTACTTTTCATCTGCGTCATCTTCCTGAGTCAAACATTGCTGAAATTCCTGATCTTGAGGATGAGTACAGGTAAAGCAACCCAACCTAACCGAAACCAGACCAGACCAGACCAGATCAGACCAAAACCTAACTTTATGGCTTCAAATTTTCCTGCAAGTTTGGCACCTTCATGTGCTATTATTTTGGAccacttttattttattgtttagaAATGGCTCATGGTCTTCATGGATcgttattgttttttaatttaattataaatatctaCTAAGATTAATTTGAAGTGGGCAAATGAGTCAGTATTTTCAGAGTTTACTTCTTTtctttgtgaaaaaaaaaatagatatttatatttctaataataaaataacaattataattaaagaaaaaagattttcatattttcttaAGTTGTTTTCAATTATGTTTTAACTAATTCttactctaattttttttagtatcagtaaatttacatttaataattttaatttattatgaataaatattttcaaattttataacaaTTAACGTtataactttacaaaataaacagTTAACGGACTATGATGATCTAACTtaaatatattagtatttttaattaattaaaattgtcaaGTGAGAGTTAATTAAACTGAAATACAAGTTGGAAACCTCTAAAACTACGATGACTCTTTGTTCGTTATTTTTTTGAACTAtttcgttttttttattttcttccttttttttaattccacTAGTAAAATAATACTCTATGATTAGCTCCATGATTGCCTTCCCCCTTGAGAACATGTGAGGTGTGATTCTTAATTATATAACTAACATGAAAAGGAATaccaattaatataattttccaCAAGGTCCTcgagttttaaaaaattacatttacaTCCTTGTAGCTTCTGAATCTCGGTCAATTAGTCCTTAAATTGAGAATCAAGCAAACTTTTGCAGGAAAACAATGAAGGAATTTGCAGCAAAATTGGAGAAGCTAGCCGAAGAGCTACTAGACATGTTATGTGAGAACCTTGGGCTGGAGAAAGGATACTTAAAAAAAGCATTTTATGGGTCAAGGGGTCCAACTTTCGGGACCAAAGTGAGCAATTATCCACCATGTCCCAAGCCAGACCTAATAAAGGGGCTGAGGGCCCACACAGATGCGGGTGGCATAATTTTGCTGTTTCAGGATCCGAATGTCGGTGGGCTTCAGCTTCTTAAAGATGGAGAGTGGATTGATGTGCCACCTATGCGTCATTCCATTGTTATTAACCTTGGTGACCAACTTGAGGTACTATTATTAcccttttttcctttttcatcTAGTTCTATAGTtgtttttttagagaaaaagacaaaactatttgcaaaaaaataacttaatatcgtatattttaaatatacattgctgatacattttaaatatatagcGTATACAGTAAAAAGTTTTAAATCTAAATAGAAATTATCGAGCGTAAAAGTTGAAaagtacttttaaaaaatattaattaattaagtcatTTATATAACTTTCTCTATTTTCTATTTGTCACATGGAAATCTTCTTAAATGAGAAATTTGCTTGATAAGAATAGTCTTCTAAACTCAGCTATTAGTCAAATCATGCTACTATATTGTAAAGGTAGTTTTAGTcacaattcaattttaaaataatattttatcattCATGAATTTTATAATGTGTCGtaatttctttataattttgTCGCAGATTTCTGATTAATTACGTCCATGACAAGAATTTATCActagaaatatataaaaaccggaccgaacctataaattcattttgattcaatttaaaaaaaaataaaacgtaaGTTTCTGTGGCTTAGTTTGTTTTTAGGGAAAAAACATCAGTTCATTTTGAGTacaaatcgaaccaaaaaatcaaaacgaatatgttaatttttttcaaattcctaattcaattcaatttaagAAAGACGTTTCAATatggtttgatttaaatcgaACGCACACCCCTATCCATCATAATTA containing:
- the LOC126655994 gene encoding 1-aminocyclopropane-1-carboxylate oxidase is translated as MEFPIISLDKINGDERAATLAKIKDACENWGFFEVLNHGIEPEFLDKVENLTKSHYRKCMEERFKEMVASKGLEAVETEIKDLDWESTFHLRHLPESNIAEIPDLEDEYRKTMKEFAAKLEKLAEELLDMLCENLGLEKGYLKKAFYGSRGPTFGTKVSNYPPCPKPDLIKGLRAHTDAGGIILLFQDPNVGGLQLLKDGEWIDVPPMRHSIVINLGDQLEVITNGKYKSVEHRVIAQTNGARMSIASFYNPGSDAVIYPAPALVEEKNQIYPKFVFEDYMKLYSGLKFQAKEPRFEAMKAVESNLNLGPIATA